From a single Penaeus vannamei isolate JL-2024 chromosome 25, ASM4276789v1, whole genome shotgun sequence genomic region:
- the LOC113827625 gene encoding uncharacterized protein, whose product MEKATQFTFESPHYETFQYVAVSPHRIPTPNLLVVARRASSRRNFPDSEDLLLLKPVPVAWIFLPQRLRVFQPATTSLCWSLVPWVDRACNSRQREFAVVSTREEIIILPLSTSEESPFGGPEHTLRTSVSLSGCVMQPSVPRLVFAGESVVGKVDLSLTDDGLSATLKEMRSDWVAEKGELRFLCISCVERKVEVVLGDSEGRVYICLIDSSSDTFSLVKEITLPFAVHSLSLCLVRASTILLVSALGAEGQAIALHLDSKSLSECEVRCLPTETPLRFASWFQSDQLIFLTAVDSGNKIFFWKEAQVKAGEKAWELWGMRPLGAPGVALAWHTTERQWLAYCTRCQVALVDMWEVDHL is encoded by the coding sequence ATGGAGAAAGCTACGCAGTTCACGTTCGAGAGTCCGCATTACGAGACCTTCCAGTACGTGGCAGTGAGTCCTCACAGGATTCCGACGCCGAATCTCCTGGTCGTGGCGCGGCGAGCCTCTTCCCGCAGAAACTTCCCGGACTCCGAGGACCTCCTGCTCCTGAAGCCCGTCCCCGTCGCGTGGATCTTCCTTCCGCAGAGGCTCAGGGTGTTCCAGCCCGCCACCACGTCCCTCTGCTGGAGTCTCGTCCCCTGGGTCGACCGCGCGTGCAACAGCCGGCAGAGGGAGTTCGCCGTGGTCTCGACGAGGGAGGAGATCATCATCCTGCCGCTCAGCACCAGCGAGGAGTCGCCGTTCGGAGGGCCCGAGCACACGCTGAGGACGAGCGTCAGCCTGAGCGGGTGCGTGATGCAGCCCTCCGTGCCCCGCTTGGTGTTCGCCGGCGAGTCCGTGGTGGGCAAGGTGGACCTCTCGCTCACGGACGACGGCCTCAGCGCCACCCTCAAGGAGATGCGCTCCGACTGGGTGGCGGAGAAGGGCGAGCTCCGCTTCCTGTGCATCAGCTGcgtggagaggaaggtggaggtggtgctgggcGACAGCGAGGGGCGGGTGTACATCTGCCTGATCGACTCTTCGTCGGACACGTTCTCGCTGGTGAAGGAGATAACGCTGCCGTTCGCCGTGCATTCCCTGAGCTTGTGTCTGGTCCGCGCCTCGACCATCCTGCTGGTGTCGGCGCTGGGGGCGGAGGGTCAGGCCATCGCGCTGCACTTGGATTCGAAGAGCCTCTCGGAGTGCGAAGTCCGCTGCCTGCCCACGGAGACGCCCTTGCGCTTCGCCTCCTGGTTCCAGAGCGACCAGCTGATTTTCCTCACGGCCGTGGACAGCGGGAATAAGATATTCTTCTGGAAGGAAGCACAGGTCAAGGCAGGGGAGAAGGCGTGGGAACTGTGGGGAATGAGGCCCCTGGGCGCCCCGGGGGTCGCGCTGGCTTGGCATACGACCGAAAGGCAGTGGCTGGCCTACTGCACCCGCTGCCAGGTCGCCCTCGTCGACATGTGGGAGGTCGATCACTTGTGA